The following are encoded together in the Ictalurus punctatus breed USDA103 chromosome 1, Coco_2.0, whole genome shotgun sequence genome:
- the LOC108270015 gene encoding uncharacterized protein LOC108270015 isoform X1: protein MEFASQSVSDLFLAKEDMSLALTQMAPAETALDHTVQDITAQIIGLGEGKLDLYVPSEAIIEPISPAEDVPEDGALAASTYEAAEDEMTSYPVQSNHSSDPGVPNETTAVSSSVSDSNPSDACEVSLGDLASNPTAPGETGISKEDTSVRKFIPPKKDRMDPLKMDMSKPTVIPLTSSQLSLQCLECHIIFSDDKSKQRHLKMNHPTEYEQCMLGDALFACYVCDRHFTCSTELMAHQRAHTEKQPFKCPICGDAFSRSSELTSHKKVHYSKQGYTCSDCSKLFKTLTLLKYHQRVHTGERPYVCIHKECGKRFTMPKALQKHLDAHEKEATEGVENLTNATSKTKKKRSKCTSSRKYACSQCNESFKTAKSQLHHIKAKHSQCSTITPSNSAVAAGSPCVTTLTEVVQLPLPHVEAFGQAAQQIGPLGVEQIKRLIEKMGNVQKVNQLVILGIDQLPLQAQSAGMQQPQGLIQPLHFDFTQPTVQQTEHQQAGDKKGHEGTAPTGTEQDTLLESLEVEVAVEQKKSAVHVETSISAACPEKQATVIESDMTGEQVNEVQYEPEITEKDILPPPLEASHQHMLITEEQHIQDAIDVKTSETVNDSSLTYLTDFESRVTSEKELVIKPTDITVQEKTNTDTDPSQKDFEAAGSSIEPETQTEQGNVVNPDMTNTHADPLNQKASEALGSLVESEPQTVQGNPDKPDETIANAESRCQKATEATGSLEEAQPKAEQSNPNLQRSQEIEAQLEQEHLKEILLSEDSILQMNKPSLGNVQCNQERSPLEQAPCSESSVQQCRVEPEDQTLLEEENHYIKKVLPIKKKSSKKRVIRKSQYLEVQDEVAKSTLPITPNQKISTVSKTPKKQEKATKHFGPKQNKKKYSKPKLLHISKNSLYKDQQDIDPGNVPVLSHSEIEKLKQKHKKGKKAEKSSGLMQALNLPCEKKVMKVSEQAHRGKPQKRKFENQRDLVKKGKSTQDTQQDETPVPKKKKSGKISEAASQKKAKSNITVNKVNKKSHKITKQREKDKKVSETPIMDQIKQQALLLLKGHKQPQLKVHKLDAKTTGLDHQLISKCQTKEMYGHETTAPEKEGIQNKSLQTPRQKKKKAKTVGKKSKVDTKQSSHLQTSPINSDFPSGAKQKVVRKRKAPAKIDQEIALSPPYSRLIIGCHDCGKSFSEVSALQEHMASMHSENGALQSIVPCDVSEMPTVSLRPNEIMLTNSVHSSSFEIHVPTDWDVESEMREIGLGDEQRNEHRLSFPALSPSPSFPITITFVEEGKQDDTPNQEPPLGHKKAIGKNSSCHVETNETKVGEQENIDVHSLPPDSLSGPQESMALKEALPSNVSLVMVEDQNYGDSHVSTKLSSLSQSNSHKVSDPQAGEASHNTVSHSPSFIQTQLPTTYNAGSRLTEQSEIKQEADEISIQTVTSRPNTSMTRGKRGRGSKGRGKRQLGKRRSAENKRTEEMVANEEDCQVVFELYSLTGNSEEKNEDVLKDRKAINAAATSMHSVLKESSEDQEVYVLPQPVTASASEMMTSENGSLTQKSGEDEKNSSFSSSLRKGRISIHRQIGMRGQGNLQSDSGLTSAGTSTDVKIEASPSVLTAQDVQANDGDFLQGVQMILVKAEDQPISNDPHIVQEAQHMQINHDACLEKHLDHSTIGISSGSPTVGQSTAKQCIFYPVKEEEGEIVEPQVNIQGTSSSEVLEERTGPWGSPGLEECEVRIGCPQMEVHPNLYSSTEEGNVGTEQQSTEDILEFLSQTSDMEDLVSDPSDPEAETHIMSCYNGIYANGAVQQCEMSSTEQHAKPSKNTGCPEADDKQAGSKEHCEPIDYFIQYFSWNIWKDIATCTGQVSKLPKPVTEKEVAQFVGIHIAMGTLKFPSMKLYWDDFTRVPLIADAMSAAMFSELASNLRLASLKGDGPNWNGQDAHKDQDANNCTEILVSKKDPLWKVQAIVNRVREGCQALKRNGNCGVDQYLLPFQRHPTHSLHHTVMINASGLVMDFSLRVSDCNREKIVEEMVSQEKSDDQGMVFLCKPELSTPSMLEHLLEAGVRSAGKVGGARGQIGDEFVTSDGKLKLFRCHHGFILSAVTKDKSRSTSLVSGFEKAIKAANLNRDLRSLYRTPCTSPSPSAWPQSVLWDLIDLALVNSWLQYKQDQNHLSELLSLMAFRLEVSKALIQSNNIAVQDSSPPPYLPPPIQPGSNASTGRSDVFETPLPDAATRYDGLGHWPEQLSEGEEARCRFGGCEQMSRVRCLKCCVFLCISRNHNCFLKFHSQGTT from the exons ATGGAGTTtgccagtcagtcagtcagtgatcTGTTTCTTGCTAAAGAAGATATGTCTCTAGCTTTGACGCAGATGGCTCCTGCAGAAACAGCATTAGATCACACAGTACAGGACATCACAGCACAGATCATTGGCCTGGGAGAGGGGAAACTGGACCTTTATGTCCCATCAGAAGCAATAATTGAACCGATATCCCCAGCGGAGGACGTGCCAGAAGACGGTGCACTTGCAGCTTCAACGTATGAAGCTGCTGAAGATGAAATGACAAGTTATCCGGTTCAGTCAAATCATTCTTCAGATCCAGGTGTGCCAAATGAGACGACCGCAGTCAGCAGTTCGGTATCAGACTCAAATCCCAGTGACGCGTGTGAAGTGTCCCTTGGAGACTTGGCATCTAACCCTACAGCTCCTGGAGAGACAGGAATCTCTAAAGAGGATACAAGTGTCAGAAAGTTCATCCCACCAAAGAAGGACAGAATGGACCCACTAAAAATGGACATGTCCAAGCCTACAGTGatccccctcacct CATCTCAGCTCTCACTGCAATGTCTGGAGTGCCACATTATCTTCAGTGACGACAAGAGCAAGCAACGTCACCTCAAAATGAACCACCCTACTGAGTATGAGCAGTGCATGCTTGGAGATGCGCTGTTTGCGTGCTATGTGTGTGATCGTCATTTTACCTGCTCTACAGAGCTCATGGCACACCAGCGCGCTCACACTGAGAAGCAGCCCTTCAAGTGCCCCATTTGTGGAGATGCCTTCAGCCGATCGTCTGAGCTTACAAGCCATAAGAAGGTACACTATAGCAAGCAGGGTTATACCTGCTCAGACTGCAGCAAGCTCTTCAAAACCCTTACATTGCTTAAGTACCACCAGCGTGTACACACTGGGGAAAGGCCATATGTTTGCATACATAAAGAGTGTGGCAAGAGATTTACCATGCCCAAAGCTCTCCAGAAGCACCTGGATGCACATGAAAAGGAGGCGACAGAAGGTGTAGAAAACTTGACAAACGCCACaagcaaaacaaagaaaaagaggagCAAGT GTACATCCTCTAGGAAATACGCATGCTCACAGTGTAATGAATCTTTCAAGACAGCCAAAtcacagctgcaccacattaAGGCAAAGCACTCACAGTGCTCAACCATTACACCATCCAACAGTGCTGTGGCAGCAGGAAGCCCATGTGTTACGACTCTGACTGAAGTAGTTCAACTACCTCTACCACACGTGGAAGCGTTTGGACAGGCAGCCCAGCAAATAGGCCCACTTGGAGTTGAACAGATTAAAAGACTAATAGAGAAAATGGGAAATGTCCAAAAAGTAAATCAGCTGGTCATTCTTGGAATTGATCAGTTACCTTTGCAGGCACAAAGTGCTGGTATGCAACAGCCACAGGGCCTTATACAACCGTTGCACTTTGATTTCACACAGCCAACAGTTCAACAAACTGAACATCAGCAGGCAGGGGACAAGAAAGGACATGAAGGAACAGCACCAACTGGAACTGAGCAAGATACATTATTAGAATCTTTAGAGGTTGAGGTTGCTGTTGAACAAAAGAAATCTGCGGTCCACGTCGAGACAAGTATTTCTGCAGCATGTCCAGAGAAACAGGCGACAGTTATTGAATCAGACATGACAGGAGAACAGGTAAATGAGGTTCAGTATGAACCTGAAATTACTGAAAAGGACATTTTACCTCCTCCGTTGGAGGCCAGTCATCAGCATATGCTTATAacagaggagcagcacattcaagATGCAATAGATGTCAAAACTTCAGAAACAGTGAACGATTCATCTTTGACTTATTTAACTGATTTTGAAAGTAGAGTAACAAGCGAGAAGGAACTTGTGATCAAGCCAACAGACATCACAGTGCAGGAGAAGACAAACACAGATACAGACCCAAGTCAAAAGGACTTTGAAGCTGCAGGTTCATCAATAGAACCCGAGACCCAAACTGAGCAGGGGAACGTAGTTAACCCTGATATGACCAACACACATGCAGATCCTCTAAATCAAAAGGCTTCCGAGGCACTAGGTTCATTAGTAGAATCTGAGCCACAAACTGTGCAGGGCAATCCAGATAAACCTGATGAGACCATTGCCAATGCAGAGTCCCGATGTCAAAAGGCAACGGAGGCAACAGGTTCATTAGAAGAAGCTCAGCCAAAAGCTGAGCAGAGTAATCCTAACCTTCAGAGGAGTCAAGAGATTGAAGCTCAGTTAGAGCAAGAGCATttaaaggaaattctcttatcgGAGGATTCAATATTACAGATGAATAAACCCTCTCTTGGCAATGTACAATGCAATCAAGAAAGGTCTCCCTTGGAGCAGGCACCCTGTAGTGAGTCCAGTGTACAGCAATGCAGAGTGGAACCAGAAGACCAGACACTTTTGGAAGAAGAAAATCATTACATTAAGAAGGTACTGCCAATAAAGAAGAAAAGTTCTAAAAAGCGGGTGATCCGTAAGTCTCAGTACTTGGAAGTTCAGGATGAAGTTGCAAAAAGTACATTACCCATAACACCTAATCAGAAAATTAGCACTGTATCAaagacaccaaaaaaacaagAGAAGGCAACGAAACATTTTGGACCtaaacaaaataagaaaaaatattcaaaGCCAAAACTGTTACATATATCCAAAAACAGTCTATATAAAGATCAGCAAGACATTGATCCAGGAAATGTGCCTGTTTTGTCGCACAGTGAGATTGAAAAGTtgaaacagaaacataaaaaaggaaagaaagctgAAAAGTCTTCTGGGCTCATGCAGGCCCTTAATCTCCCCtgtgaaaaaaaagtaatgaagGTGTCGGAACAAGCACATCGAGGGAAACCTCAGAAAAGAAAGTTTGAAAACCAGAGAGATTTGGTAAAGAAAGGGAAGTCTACACAGGATACCCAGCAAGATGAAACCCCTGTGCCAAAGAAGAAAAAGTCAGGCAAAATTTCTGAGGCAGCTTCccaaaagaaagcaaagagcAACATCACAGTgaataaagtaaataagaaaAGCCACAAGATCACAAAACAAAGGGAGAAAGATAAAAAAGTATCAGAGACCCCAATCATGGATCAAATAAAGCAACAGGCCTTGCTTTTGCTGAAAGGTCATAAGCAACCACAGCTGAAGGTTCATAAGTTGGATGCTAAGACCACAGGATTAGACCACCAACTAATAAGTAAATGTCAAACCAAAGAAATGTATGGGCATGAGACTACAGCGCCAGAAAAGGAAGGGATACAAAATAAATCGCTGCAAACACCcaggcaaaagaaaaaaaaagcaaaaacagtcGGAAAGAAATCCAAAGTAGATACAAAGCAATCTTCTCATTTGCAAACATCTCCTATTAACAGTGACTTCCCTTCTGGTGCAAAACAAAAAGTTGTGAGGAAGCGTAAAGCCCCTGCAAAAATAGATCAGGAAATTGCATTAAGCCCTCCATATTCTCGGCTCATAATTGGCTGCCATGACTGTGGGAAGAGCTTTTCGGAGGTGTCTGCCTTGCAAGAGCACATGGCATCCATGCACTCTGAAAATGGAGCTCTCCAGTCTATTGTACCCTGTGACGTGTCTGAAATGCCCACAGTTAGCCTGAGGCCAAATGAAATAATGCTCACAAATTCAGTCCACTCGAGCAGCTTCGAAATACACGTACCAACAGATTGGGATGTGGAGTCAGAGATGAGAGAAATTGGTTTAGGGGATGAACAAAGGAATGAGCACAGGCTTTCATTCCCTGCCCTCAGTCCTTCCCCgtcttttccaataacaataACCTTTGTTGAAGAAGGTAAACAGGATGACACTCCTAATCAAGAGCCTCCACTTGGACATAAAAAGGCAATTGGTAAAAATTCTTCCTGTCACGTTGAAACAAATGAAACTAAGGTAGGAGAACAGGAGAACATAGATGTACATTCACTTCCACCAGACTCCTTGTCTGGGCCACAGGAAAGCATGGCTCTTAAAGAGGCATTGCCATCTAATGTGAGTTTAGTCATGGTTGAGGACCAAAATTATGGAGATTCCCATGTATCAACTAAGTTATCCAGCCTCTCCCAAAGTAACTCTCACAAGGTCTCGGATCCACAGGCAGGGGAAGCGAGTCACAACACAGTCAGTCACAGTCCATCATTTATTCAGACCCAGCTGCCTACCACTTATAATGCTGGATCTCGCTTAACAGAGCAATCGGAGATTAAGCAAGAGGCAGACGAGATATCCATTCAGACGGTAACGAGCCGACCAAACACTTCTATGACGAGAGGTAAAAGAGGACGAGGAAGCAAGGGTCGGGGAAAGAGACAACTTGGAAAAAGACGTTCTGCTGAAAACAAGCGTACAGAAGAGATGGTGGCCAATGAAGAAGACTGTCAGGTTGTCTTTGAGTTGTATTCACTAACAGGTAACAGTGAGGAAAAGAATGAAGACGTACTCAAAGACAGAAAAGCCATTAATGCCGCTGCAACTTCCATGCACTCGGTCTTGAAGGAATCTTCCGAGGATCAGGAAGTATACGTGTTACCACAACCTGTTACCGCAAGTGCTTCGGAGATGATGACATCAGAAAATGGTTCCCTAACTCAGAAGTCTGGAGAAGATGAAAAGAACAGTAGTTTCTCAAGTAGCTTAAGGAAGGGGAGAATCTCTATACATCGCCAGATTGGAATGAGAGGACAG GGCAATCTACAGTCAGATAGTGGATTAACTTCTGCTGGTACCTCTACTGATGTGAAAATAGAAGCCAGTCCATCGGTTCTCACAGCCCAAGATGTCCAAGCTAATGATGGAGATTTTTTGCAAGGAGTCCAGATGATTTTGGTAAAAGCGGAGGATCAGCCAATTTCAAATGATCCCCACATTGTACAGGAAGCTCAACATATGCAAATTAATCACGATGCATGTCTag AAAAGCACCTGGACCATTCCACAATTGGAATTTCCTCTGGTTCCCCTACAGTGGGTCAGTCTACTGCCAAGCAGTGTATTTTCTACCCtgtaaaggaggaggagggggagatAGTGGAGCCTCAAGTTAATATCCAAGGGACCTCAAGTTCAGAAGTTTTGGAAGAGAGGACCGGACCAT GGGGTTCACCTGGATTAGAGGAGTGTGAGGTCAGGATAGGATGCCCACAAATGGAAGTGCACCCTAATTTATACTCCAGCACTGAAGAGG GCAATGTTGGTACGGAGCAACAGAGCACTGAAGACATTTTAGAATTCCTTTCCCAAACATCAGATATGGAGGATTTGGTTAGTGACCCTTCTGATCCGGAAGCTGAAACTCATATTATGTCTTGTTACAATGGTATCTATGCCAATGGAGCAGTGCAACAGTGTGAAATGTCCAGCACTGAGCAGCATGCAAAACCCTCTAA aAATACAGGCTGTCCTGAAGCAGATGACAAACAGGCAGGCAGTAAAGAGCATTGTGAACCCATTGACTACTTCATTCAGTATTTTAGTTGGAATATATGGAAAGATATTGCAACTTGCACAGGGCAAGTGTCAAAATTGCCAAAGCCTGTTACTGAAAAGGAGGTGGCCCAGTTTGTAGGAATCCACATTGCAATGGGAACCCTAAAG TTTCCAAGTATGAAGTTGTACTGGGATGATTTCACCCGAGTGCCATTGATTGCTGATGCCATGTCTGCAGCCATGTTTTCTGAACTTGCATCTAATCTAAGATTGGCCAGTCTTAAAGGGGATGGGCCAAACTGGAACGGACAGGATGCACATAAGGATCAGGATGCAAATAATTGCACAGAAATTTTGGTATCAAAGAAAGATCCCCTATGGAAAGTTCAGGCAATAGTGAACAGAGTTCGAGAAGGGTGTCAAGCACTTAAACGAAATGGAAACTGTGGAGTTGACCAGTATCTCCTTCCTTTTCAGAGACATCCAACACACTCATTACATCACACAGTAATGATAAATGCTTCCGGATTGGTCATGGACTTTAGCTTGCGTGTCAGTGACTGTAACAGAGAGAAAATTGTTGAGGAAATGGTTTCTCAAGAAAAAAGTGATGATCAAGGAATGGTATTTCTTTGCAAGCCAGAGCTATCAACACCTTCCATGTTAGAGCATCTCCTAGAGGCAGGAGTGCGCAGTGCTGGCAAGGTTGGTGGTGCTAGGGGGCAAATAGGTGATGAGTTTGTCACTTCTGATGGGAAACTAAAACTGTTCAGATGCCATCATGGCTTTATTTTGTCAGCAGTAACAAAAGACAAGTCCCGCTCGACATCGCTTGTAAGTGGTTTTGAGAAGGCAATCAAAGCTGCAAACCTGAACCGAGATTTGAGAAGCCTTTATCGCACACCATGCACAAGCCCATCACCCAGTGCCTGGCCACAATCTGTACTTTGGGACCTTATTGATCTGGCATTAGTTAATTCTTGGCTACAGTACAAGCAAGATCAAAACCATCTTTCAGAGCTACTATCACTTATGGCATTCCGATTAGAAGTTTCCAAAGCTTTAATTCAATCCAACAATATTGCTGTGCAAGACTCCTCACCACCCCCATATCTTCCACCACCAATACAGCCTGGATCAAATGCATCCACAGGACGTTCGGATGTCTTTGAGACCCCTTTACCTGATGCAGCCACACGATATGATGGTTTGGGCCACTGGCCAGAACAACTTTCCGAGGGTGAAGAGGCTAGGTGTAGATTTGGAGGTTGCGAGCAAATGTCTAGAGTACGTTGTCTCAAGTGCTGTGTTTTCCTCTGTATTTCTCGCAATCACAACTGCTTCCTGAAGTTTCACAGTCAAGGAACTACATGA